DNA from Rosa rugosa chromosome 6, drRosRugo1.1, whole genome shotgun sequence:
AGGACAATGTCTTCCTCTGAAAAGCCTCCGGTGATCGGAATTGACCTCGGCACCGTCTACTCGTCCGTCGGAGTTTGGGATCCAAGCCTCGGTCGCGTGAGAATCATCGCCGACGAGTACGGCAACACTCAGATTCCTTCGTGTGTGGCTTTCACTGAAACCCAGCGTGTGATTGGTACCGCCGCCTACGATGTGAATCAGATCAGTTCTAACCTCGGGAACACTATCTTCGGTATGGTGTATTTTCCGAACGAGTAATTTATGCTGCAATTTGCTTCTGTTTTATGCTTTGGTTTGTTTGTTACGGTAGTTGGCCAATTTAAACAAGTAAGAGTCGACTGTATCTGATTTTACTCAATTTATTGCTTTCTTTTAAGAGTCCGTATCTGATTTGACTCCTGAATTTATTGCTTTCTCTTAAGAGTTCGTATCTGATTTTACTCCTGAATTTatgcttattttttattttttttcgttATTAACATTTGTCTCACACAGAAACGTAACGAAATGTATGTATTTGCAGGCACAAAGCGGTTGATAGGGAGGAAGTTCAATGAGCCTTCAATTGGAGAAGATATGAAGCAATGGCCATTCAATGTGAAAGAGAAGCGTGACATGCCGGTTGTTTCTGTCAATTACAAAAACCAATGGAAACAATTTTGCTGTCAAGAAATTTCTGCCATGATCGTCTCAAAGTTGCATCAACTTGCTGAGGATGATTTAGGTTGTTGCGTGGAGGAGGCTGTGATCAGTGTGCCTGCTTTCTTTACTGATTCACAAAGACAAGCTATGATTGACGCCGGTGCTATAGCAGGGCTGAATGTGCTCCAAATAGTTAATGAAGGAACTGCATCGGCCATAAACTATGCTGTGGAGAGGAGAGTTTCTCGAAAGAAAAGAATACTGGTTTTTGACTTGGGTGCAGGGAGTGTTGATGTTTCTATTGCTGTGCTGGAAAAGGGACTCTGTGAAATCATTCATTCTACTGCTGGAGATACTTGTCTAGGGGGCATGGATTTTGATAATAGAATTGTGGATTACTGTGTGGAAAAGAtaaagaagaaattgaagagggACATAAGTGGAAACAAAGGGGCTTTGATGATGTTGAGGAGAGGTTGTGAGAGAGCCAAGATAGAGCTCTCATCAAAGGAGAATGCCTCAATTCATTTGGAATACGATGGGATTGACTTCAAAACAGAACTCTACCGGACTATTTTTGATGAACTGTGCACTAATCTAATCAAAAAGTGTATGGAATTAGTTAACAGATGTTTGAAGGCTGAAGGTCTAGTTAGCAGTGATGTTGATGAGGTTGTACTTGTGGGTGGTTGTGCTCAAATCCCAGCTGTGCAGCAGCGATTAAGATCCTGCTTGGATGGTAAGGTTCTTGTTGAAGTAGAGTCAAATGAGACTGTTGCAGCTGGTTCCGCATATCTCGGGGCATCATTAAGTGGTGTGTTCAATGATCTAGTTTGCCGAGATATTGCAAACCTGTCATTTAGTTGTGAATATAGGGTTACTGGCTTATCCCCCAACTCTCTTAAGTCGAAAATTGCAAACAAGAAAAGGGTGCTGATTTCTAAGAATACTCCAATTCCATCAAAGAATTGCCAGATCAATGTGCCTATTGTCAGGAGCGTTCTTATGCCAAATGACAGAAAAATTGTTTTGAAGATATATGAAGGGGATAACAATGTACTGGGAGAGATTGAAGGTGGAAAAGTTGAAAATACTTACAAGTTGTTGGGGAAATTTGAGCTGAGCACTAAGGGTAGTGACCTTGTCACTGTTATATTCAAGGCTGATACAAATGGGATCCTCAATGTGTCTGCTCAGGGCAATGAAGACAGCTATATTCCAATCACCAGTGACATTGGCCGATTGACTACTATTGAAATTAGTAAAATGACTTCAGAAGCTGCTATATACAAGTCAGAAGATGAGGAGATTTGGAAGAAGGTTAAGAGCATTAATATATGCAGGAATGTAATTCAGGGGACTGATATCACTGAGACTCCTAAGAATGTTACTGAGACTGAGACTTTGGAGGAGGTTACCGAGACTGAGACTTTGGAGGAAATTACCGAGACTGAGACTTTCGAGGAGGTAACCGAGACTGAGATTTTGGAGGCCGAGACTGAGACTCTGGAGGAGGTTACTGAGACTTTGGAGGAGGTTACCGAGACTGAGACTTTGGAGGAAATTACCGAGACTGAGACTTTCGAGGAGGTAACCGAGACTGAGATTTTGGAGGAGGTTACCGAGACTGAGACTCTGGAGGAGGTTTCTGAGACTTTGGAGGAGATTCCTGATACTTTGAAGAAGGTAACTGATACTTTCAAGGATATTCTTGCCTCTGACACTTCAAAAAACATCAGCAATGCTCTGAAGCAAATTTGGTTATACTTGCTTGGCACGAGCATCGGTGAAAGAATATGCTTTGGGGTTATTCTTATACTTATTAGTTATTATTAAGTGGATTGTAGGGTAGAAAGATTCATATCTTTCTTTCTAGTCAGAATATGGGTTTATGGAAGTTATAGGATATGGTATATGGGTTAACTGGGTTGTTTTAAGCGGAGAATGTTTTGGGATACAAGACTTCAAAATCTTTTTGGAAATCCCATAGTTTTTGGGGAATTCACTTGTGGCTTTTAGAAAGGATATATGAAATATGATATATATTTACTTATTATAATGAATATATGCTCAGAAAGATGGTTTGAATATATTTGTTCTATTACGACTCTTCTTCTGGTAATTCTATGACATGCATGACCGCAGAAGTGAGGTCCAGACAAGCTTTGCTAGATTATATGTTTGCAACATTGCAGCTACAAGAGCTGCACCATAAGCAACCACcggctcttcttcttctctcttcatacTCACTTGAATCCCTTTAACACTTGAGGGTAATGCAACTGGTTCATGCGTGTTCTCCATGAAATGACGAGAGCATCATCTAGTTAACTTTAGAGTTTAGACATGCCATTTATTTTGTTGCTTGCGCCCCGAGCTTCAATTTTATCAATGTAATTACACACATCAAGGATGTAGAATCGTAGTTCCAAAACACCATACAACTAAAAACCTACCTAGAGCTGTACAGTAAACACCTTAGGCGAATTACTGAAAGACCATACTAAATACAGAAAGTCTAATTTTAGTGCATATTTATCAGTTGTTATATTGAGTCCCTTTAATTGATGATCATGCATCATAGTACGTAAAGTATTCCAGTAGTATTCCTCTACTTCAATTGATCAGAAACAGTAGGGTGAGAGTTCGCCTCGATAACATTAGTCCAGAATTCAGGGACTAGGCTCTTCAAGTTGCTCGCTATAAAAGTAAACGCTTCAACTTCTGTGCTGCACTTAACAGTTCTGTTTGAGATTGGCAAGTCATCAGAAGAGGAGGTGACATTGTTTAAAGCCCAATTTAGTTTTTCTCCGTAAAAATCACCTTTCCCAAGACACAGTCCTTGAGAAACCACTTCCATCATTACTGGTTGTGTAGGTGCGTACTATGCCTTGAGTGATGAAGAGCAACTTATCAATTGGTTCACTCCCAAATAATATAGCTGTTCTCACTATAGATTACTGGCTTAAGATGACTATCACACATTGCTGTCAGCACTTGTTCATCCATAGCTTGAAGCACTGGCACCTAAGGAACATGATTATTATACTATCAGGATGGATGACATAAATTGTGAAGAATTGAAGCATCGATATAGCCAAGCTACTAAACTGAAGGTTTTGAATGTACTTTTCAGGCAGTGGGGACAGAGAGACTTGCTTTCTTTAGCGTATTCAAGCATACATGGCACTTGATAAACTTCGAACATTCCAAGGGAAGAATACAGAGGATATTCTGGACATTGACATCTTGATTTGCTTCAAGTTCATGTGGTACACATGTCATGATCATATTCTTCATACTCAAAGGGATGCCATTGTTATGTAACCATGATGCTATCTCTGGACCTCTCTTCCTCTCCATTTTCATCAATTTTCTTTGCTCCTTTGATCTTGTAGTTTGCAGGTGCATATATGTCTGTTCCGGAGTAAATTCCATCCATTAAATCCTGAGATGGGTATGAGTGCATGTTTGGACGAATCTAAGGGCATTGTTATACAAGGGTATAGTTCTGTAGGTCAAAACCATCTGAGATTAATCTTATCCTATCTAAATCTTCTAACAGAAGACTATCAAAGTCAGATAATGCAGGGTTTCAAGATGTATATGAAGTATTGCAACCGcaaattttatttatatttgatTCATTTATCACCAATTGTAAAGATAACAATGGATGAACAAGTGAGGCTGTGATAAACAATACAAGATGAACTTTCATTGAGAAAGTTTCCTCAGTTGACCTATCAGTGTCAATAATCAAGTAAATAAATGATGTATGTGTCCTTCTTAATCAGAGATCAGACGATCAGTGAACATATATAGATGTTCCGGTAATTAAGTAAATTAAGTGAATATTGAGTATCTCATTCAGATATATTAAAAATAGTAGCAAGCCACTGATAGAAATAAAAAATGCAAAGAGGTCTTCCCAAGCGTAGGTAAGTGTCTGTAGATTTTGGCCAAAAGAGCTACAGTATTGAAATGGATCAATACGTAAGATGCAGTATCTAAGTTATACAAGTTCAATGTGATCGAAGAGATAATTTTTAACCATCATCAAGATAAGGCCAGCTTAATCATCTTGGCAT
Protein-coding regions in this window:
- the LOC133717021 gene encoding heat shock 70 kDa protein 18-like; the encoded protein is MSSSEKPPVIGIDLGTVYSSVGVWDPSLGRVRIIADEYGNTQIPSCVAFTETQRVIGTAAYDVNQISSNLGNTIFGTKRLIGRKFNEPSIGEDMKQWPFNVKEKRDMPVVSVNYKNQWKQFCCQEISAMIVSKLHQLAEDDLGCCVEEAVISVPAFFTDSQRQAMIDAGAIAGLNVLQIVNEGTASAINYAVERRVSRKKRILVFDLGAGSVDVSIAVLEKGLCEIIHSTAGDTCLGGMDFDNRIVDYCVEKIKKKLKRDISGNKGALMMLRRGCERAKIELSSKENASIHLEYDGIDFKTELYRTIFDELCTNLIKKCMELVNRCLKAEGLVSSDVDEVVLVGGCAQIPAVQQRLRSCLDGKVLVEVESNETVAAGSAYLGASLSGVFNDLVCRDIANLSFSCEYRVTGLSPNSLKSKIANKKRVLISKNTPIPSKNCQINVPIVRSVLMPNDRKIVLKIYEGDNNVLGEIEGGKVENTYKLLGKFELSTKGSDLVTVIFKADTNGILNVSAQGNEDSYIPITSDIGRLTTIEISKMTSEAAIYKSEDEEIWKKVKSINICRNVIQGTDITETPKNVTETETLEEVTETETLEEITETETFEEVTETEILEAETETLEEVTETLEEVTETETLEEITETETFEEVTETEILEEVTETETLEEVSETLEEIPDTLKKVTDTFKDILASDTSKNISNALKQIWLYLLGTSIGERICFGVILILISYY